TCAATTCGGATTCCCGCTCTCTCGGCACAACGGAGACTTCGGCAGTCCATCGGCATTCCTCCTTCCTCACTACCTACAACGCTTTATTCGTTAATATTAATATAGGTAAACATAACAACATAGAAATACATTCATTGTTTTCAAAGACTCCCCGTCGGCTTTCTTCCGTTCAACAAGACACGCCGACGTCGATGGCggctttaaaaaaatgtaggAAACGGTGAAGCTCACTCCATCGCAACGGCGGGATGCTGGCCTTCGTGGCGGCTCAGCGATGCTCCTCTCTTTCCATCAGACGTCGGTGCTGATGCTGCGGCTGCGAGAAAAGGCTTCGCGCATGGCCGAGAGGCGGTTGGGGTTGAGCGCCTGGAGGCTGTTGGCGCTGACGGGCAGTTCCAGGTCTTCCTGGCTGATGGCCTTGTAGTTGACCAGGTCGCCCCCGTTGCGGACCTCCTCTTCGGGTTCCTGGAGGAAGAAGGTGGGCGGCTCATAGTGGGAGCAGCTGGGGCAGACCGTCCGGCACTGGGAGGCCTTCTTGAACGGGGACGGGGAGTGGTACAAGGAAGGGCCGTTGGTCAGAGCCACGTTGCGGTTGCAGTGGAGCGGTGGGATGCGGGAGTCCGCGTCGAAGTCCGGCTCCTCCCCGTCCTCTTCCGACTCATCCTTCTTGCAGCAGTAGTACTGGGGAAGAACATCAGGCAGAAAGGTTAGTCCAGtcgttcccaaacttatttggcctacaaccccctttccagaaaaaatattactcagcaccccctggaaataataataataataataataataataataataataataataataaacatctaagaaatctcacaaaatttcacatctgatgtacatggatgacctgaagctgtatgggaaaatggaaactgaaatccagtctctgaccaacactgtccgcaTTTTTAGCACTGaaatcagcatggagtttggtttggacaaatgttcgacagtggcattgaagaagggaaaaatcatggaaagtgagggcataaatatgcccaatggccaaacaataaagggtcaccagccagaggcctataaatatctgggcatattacagctgaacaacatcaagtatgaacatgtgaagactgtggtcagtaaagaatacacacaaagggtcagaaaaattctcaaaagcaagctcaatggaggcaacaccatcaaggccataaacacctgggccatacctgtcataagatatactgctggcattataaactggacacaggcggaactggacaatttgaacagaaaaacaagaaaactcatgaccattcatcattcactgcaccctcgcagtcatgttgaccggctatatctgcttagaagatcagggggcagaggactcttacaagtcaaacaagccatcaaagaagaagaacgtgccctggcagaatatgtaaagcaaagtgaagaaactgctttgactgaagtcaaaaatcagaaactcatcaaaacacagcagacaaaaaaccagtacaagaaaaccgcactacaaactagagctgacagctggcacaacaaaacactgcatggaaagttccttgacaaaattgaaggaaaagctgataaggagaagacctggctctggctcatgaatgggaccctgaagaaggagacagaaggcctgatccttgcagcccaggagcaagacatcagaacaaaggcaattcaggccaagatcgaaaaatcagctgatgacccaaaatgcagactctgcaaggaagctgacgaaaccatggatcatatcctcagctgctgtaagaaaatcgcacagacagactacaaacagaggcacaactatgtggcccaaatgattcattggaacttctgcctcaagtaccaccttccagcagtaaagaactggtgggatcacaaacctgcaaaaatattggaaaatgagcacgcaaagatactgtaggacttccgaatccagactgacaaagttctggaacacaacacaccagacatcacagttgtggaaaagaaaaaggtttggatcattgatgtcgccatcccaggtgacagtcgcattgacgaaaaacaacaggaaaaactcagccactatcaggacctcaagagtgaacttcaaagactctggcagaaaccagtgcaggtggtcccggtggtgatgggcacactgggtgccgtgccaaaaggtctcagccagcatttggaaacaataggcattgacaaaattacaatctgccaactgcaaaaggccaccctactgggatctgcacgcatcatccgaaaatacatcacacagtcctagacacttgggaagtgttcgacttgtgattttgtgatatgaaatccagcatgtctatcttgtttgctgtgtcataatgaaataataataataataataataataataataataataataataataataacaaccctatacatcacacagtcctagacacttgggaagtgttcgacttgtgattttgtgatacaaaatccagcatgtctgtcttgtttgctgtgtcatacaataaaataataataataataagaaga
This genomic window from Anolis carolinensis isolate JA03-04 unplaced genomic scaffold, rAnoCar3.1.pri scaffold_7, whole genome shotgun sequence contains:
- the fam163b gene encoding protein FAM163B translates to MTAGTVVITGGILATVILLCIIAVLCYCRLQYYCCKKDESEEDGEEPDFDADSRIPPLHCNRNVALTNGPSLYHSPSPFKKASQCRTVCPSCSHYEPPTFFLQEPEEEVRNGGDLVNYKAISQEDLELPVSANSLQALNPNRLSAMREAFSRSRSISTDV